CGACCGGATTGAAGGTCACCGCCGTGTAGAAGAAGGCGAAGAAGACGATCAGCAGGACGTAGAGGGTGTTGTATTCCCAGCCGCCCTTCTGGAGCGCGTCAGAGACGGGCTTCAGCACCGGGATCCATCCGGCGAGGGTCGCCGGGAAGAGCAGGATCGAGGAGGCGAAGATGGCCGGGATCACGCCCGCCGTGTTCACCTTCAGCGGCAGGTGGGTGGTCTGGCCGCCCACGACCTTCCGGCCCACGACGCGCTTGGCGTACTGCACCGGGATCTGCCGCTGGCCGCGCTCCACGAAGACCACCGCTCCGATGGCGAGCACGATGACCACGGCGAGCACCACGATGGCGAGCTCGTCGAGCTGACCGGTCTGGTACCACTTGATGGTCTGGAAACCAGCGTCCGGGATCCGGGCCACGATGCCCGCGAAGATGATCATCGAGATGCCGTTGCCGACGCCGCGCTCGGTGATCTGCTCGCCGAGCCACATGATGAAGGCTGTGCCCGAGGCGAGGGTCATCACGGTCATGAGGCGGAAGCCCCAGCCCGGATTCGACACCACCTCGATCATCGCGCCGCCAGCGCCTGCGCCGCCGCGGCCGAGGCTCTCGAGCCAGAAGGCGATACCCATCCCCTGGACAACTGCGAGGGCGATGGTGCCGTAGCGGGTGTACTGGGTGATCTTCCGCCGGCCGAGCTCGCCTTCCTTCTGGAGCTGCCCCAGCGTGGGAACCACCACCGCCAGGAGCTGGATGATGATGCTCGAGGAGATGTAGGGCATGATCCCGAGGGCGAAGATCGAGGCCTGCTCGATCGCGCCGCCCGAGAAGAGGTTGAAGAGCGACAGCAACCCGCCCTGCGAGTGCATGAAGCTCTGCATTGCCTCACGCTCGATGCCGGGCGTGGTGATGAAGATACCGAGCCGATAGACCGCGAGCAGGCCGAGCGTGAAGATCAGCCTCTTCCGCAGGTCCGGGATTCGGAACATGTTGCCGATGGCTTCGAGCAAGTTGCGTCCCCTTCGAGGGCAGGAGGGAGCCCGAGCGTACGGGATCCCTCCTGGCACCCTAGTGCTTGATTATGCCTCGGCGGTCCCCTGCGCGGGATGCCGCTCGATGACGACCACGGAACCCCCGGCGTTCTCGATCGCTTCCTTCGCGGAGGCGGAGAAACCGTGAGCGTGGACGGTCAGCTTCTTGCCGAGCGTCCCCTGTCCGAGGATCTTCACGAGCACACCCTTCTTCGAGAGAACGCCCTTCTCGAGGAGCGCGTCCAGCGAGACCGTAGCGCCGTTCTCGAAGATCGAGTCGAGCCGGTCGAGGTTCACCGGAGCATACTCGACACGGAAGGGATTCTTGAAGCCGAACTTCGGGAGGCGGCGCTGGAGGGGCATCTGCCCGCCCTCGAAGCCCTCGAAGTTCATGTTGCCCGTGCGGGCCTTCTGACCCTTGCCACCGCGACCAGCGGTCTTGCCGAGGCCGGAGCCCTGGCCACGGCCCACGCGCTTCTTGCGATGGCGCGAGCGCTCGGGCGCCTTGAGATTGTGAAGGTTCGTTCCCATGACGGCCTAGGCCTCCTTCGCCTTGGCGCCGGCCTTGCCCTTGCGGCGGGTCCGGACGGGCGCGTCGCCCGGAACCTCCTCGAAAGCCACCAGGTGCGCCACCTTGGCAATCATGCCACGGATCGGCGCGGTGTCCTTCAGGAGCTTCTCGTCGTTCAACTTCTTCAGTCCCAGCCCGGTGATGGTCTCCTTCTGGTCGTGGGGACGACCGGAGACGGAGCGGACCAGCTTTACCTTGAGAGCCATTGTTTCCTCGCTCGATGGCCGGGCCATCAGGCCGTCGGCAGGATCTCGGCGACCGCCTTGCCCCGCACGCGAGCGATCTCTTCGGGAGAGCGCATCTGCATGAGGGCGTCGATCACGGCCTTGAGGACGTTGTGGGGATTCCGGGTGCCCTGGATCTTCGTGAGCACGTTTCGGATGCCGGCGGACTCGAGGACAGCGCGGACGGCGCCACCAGCGATCACGCCGGTACCCTCGGAGGCGGGCTTGAGGAGGACCCAGCCGGCGCCGAAGTGACCGAGCGCTTCGTGAGGAAGCGTCGAGCCAGCCATCGGCACGCGGATCAGGTTCTTCTTCGCCTGCTCCCCGCCCTTGCGGATCGCCTCGGGGACCTCGTTCGCCTTCCCGAGACCCACGCCGACGTGGCCGTTGCCATCGCCGACGACCACGAGCGCCGAGAAGCTGAACCGCCGGCCGCCCTTCACCACCTTGGCGACGCGGTTGATGTTCACGACCCGATCGGTCAGGTCGAGCTCATTGGCATTGATAGGAAGTGCCATCTTAGAACTCCAGCCCCGCCTCGCGGGCGCCATCGGCCACTGCGGCAAGCCGGCCATGGTAGGGGAAACCGTTTCGGTCGAAGACCACGGTGGTCACGCTCGCCGCCTTGGCCTTCTCTGCCACCAGCTTGCCCACGAGCTTGCTCGCCCCGCTCTTGTCGAGCTCGGCGATCTCGCCCCGGATCTCCTTCGAGAGGGTCGAGGCAAAAGCGAGGGTCTTGCCCTGGGTATCGTCGATCACCTGGGCATAGATGTGCTGGTTGCTCTTGTAGATCGACAGCCGGGGCCGCTCGCTGGTCCCCGAGATCTTCTTCCGGATTCGCTCTGCGCGGCGCTCACGCGGCGAGAGCTTGCGCTTGTGCACATTCGCCATATCGTTCTCTCCTTCGGCTCCCGGCGGGATCAGGACGTCCCCGCCGAGGTCCCGATGCGCTACGCAGCGCCCGTCTTGCCCTGCTTGCGGCGGATGGTCTCTTCCGCGTACTTGATTCCCTTGCCCTTGTAGGGCTCGGGGAGGCGGAGCGAGCGGATCTTGGAAGCCGTCTCACCGATCACCTGCTTGTCGCTGCCGGTGATGGTCAGGCGGGTCTGCTTCTCCACCGAGGCGCTCACGCCCTGGGGGAGCGGGAAGACCACCGGATGCGAGAAGCCGAGGGTGAGGTGGAGCTCCTGGCCCTTGACCTCGGCGCGGAAACCGACGCCGTTGATGTCGAGGATCTTGGAGAAGCCGGCGGAGACGCCCGTGATCAGGTTGTTCACGATCGTCCGGGTCAGGCCGTGCATCGCACGAGCCTCGGCGGACTCGTCCGGACGCTCCACGATGACCTGGTTCCCCTCGATCCGAACGTTGATGTTCTTTCCGATCGTGAGGTTGCCCTTGCCCTTGGGACCCTCGGCGCTCATCTGGTTGCCGATGAGCTGGACCTTGACCTTCTCCGGGATCGCGACCGGACGCTTACCAATGCGAGACATGGTTGACCTCCGATCAGTAGACGGTGCAGAGGAGCTCGCCGCCCACGTTGGCCTTGCGGGCCTCGCGGTCGACCAGCACACCCTTGCTGGTGGAGAGAATCGAGATGCCGAGGCCACCGAGAACGCGGGGAATCGCGTCCTTGGGGACGTAGCGGCGGATGCCGGGCTTCGAGACGCGCTTGATCTCCCGGATGACGGACTGGCCGCCATCGTACTTCAGGAAGACCGTGTACATCCCCTGCTTGTCGTCCTCGTGGAAGACGAAGTCCGCGATGAAGCCCTCGTCCTTGAGCACCTTGATGATGGCGCCCTTGAGCTTGCTCGCGGGGACCAGGGTCTTCTCGTGCCGCGCCCGGGATGCATTCCGGATTCGCGTCAGCATGTCGCCGATTGGGTCGGTCACATGTGCCATGGAAAGTCCTTACGACTGTAAGTCGAGTGCGCCGCCTCGCCGCACCATGCGGTGGTCCGGTCGCACCCGATGGGTACCGCGCCCGCTAGCGGGCGCGGTCTTGGCCTACCAGGAGGCCTTGGTGACGCCGGTCACTTCTCCGCGGAGCGCGCGGTTCCGGAAGCAGATACGGCACATCTTGAACTTGCGCAGGAAGGCCCGCGGCCGCCCGCAGAGCGGGCAGCGGTTGTACTGGCGCGCGGAGAACTTGGCCTTCCGCGCCGCCTGAACCATCTTTGAGGTCTTGGCCACTGAATCACCTATCCGTGTGCGCTCTAGGAGCGGAAGGGCATCCCCATGTACTTGAGGAGCGCCCGCCCCTCCTCGTCGGTCGTGGCCGAGGTCACGACCGTCACGTTCATCCCCTTGATCTTCTCGACCTGGTCGTAGTTGATCTCGGGGAAGATGATCTGCTCGCGGATGCCGAGGGTGTAGTTTCCAGCGCCGTCGAACGCCTTGCTGGAGACTCCCTTGAAGTCGCGAACGCGGGGCAGCGCCACGCCGATCAGCCGCTCCAGGAACTCGTACATCCGCTGCTGCCGCAGCGTCACCATCACACCGATCGCCTGCCCCTCGCGGAGCTTGAAGTTCGCGATCGACTTGCGGGCCCGGGTGAGCACCGGCTTCTGACCGGTGATCTGCCCAAGCTCGGTGGCGGCTGCGTCGAGGATCTTGCTGTTCGCAAGGGCCTCGCCCATGCCCATGTTCACCACGACCTTGAGGATCCGCGGTGCCTGCATCCGGCTCTTGTAGCCGAAGTCCTTCATCAGCGCGGGCAGCGCTTCCTTCTCGTACCGCTCCCGCATCGAAATCATCTGCGCCATGGTCTTCGCTCCTGCTTCCGGGGGCGTTCGGGACTACCGCCGCCGGATCAGTCCTTAGTCAATGAGCTCGCCCGACCGCTTGGCGAAGCGAACGTTCTTGCCGTTCTCGAGCTTCTTGCGACCGATTCGCGTCGGCTCGTTGGTCTTGGGATCCATCACCATCAGGTTCGACACGTGGATCGTGCCTTCCTTCTCGATGATGCCGCCCTCGGGAGCGGTGGGGAGACGGCCGCGCTTCACGTGGCGCTTGACCACCATGAGGCCCTCGACCCGTGCCCGCATCTTCTCGCGGTTCAGCTCGAGGATCTTGCCGCTCTTGCCCTTCTCCTTGCCGGAGATCACCTTGACGAGATCGCCCTTCTTGATATGCATGACTAGAGGACCTCCGGTGCGAGGGAGATGATCTTCATGAACTTCTTGGCGCGGAGCTCACGAGCGACCGGCCCGAAGATACGGGTTCCGATCGGCTCCTGATCCTTGGTGATCAGCACCGCGCTGTTCGTATCGAACTTGATGTAGCTGCCGTCGGGGCGAGCGACCTCGCGAGCGGTGCGAACGACGACGGCCTTCTGCACGTCGCCCTTCTTCACCTTCGAATTCGGGATCGCTTCCTTGACGGAGACGACGATGATGTCGCCGATGCTCGCGTAACGACGACGCGAGCCGCCGAGCACCTTGATGCACTGGACCTTCTTGGCGCCTGAATTGTCGGCGACATCGAGGACCGTGGTGGTCTGGATCATGACACTCTCCTGCCGCAGGTGGTTCGCGCGAAACGCGCGCGCCTGTCCGCGGGTGAACTTGAATTAGACGTTGGGTGCCTTGACGAGGGTCTCGGCGACACGCCACCGCTTGTCCTTGGACATCGGGCGGGTCTCGACGATCCGGACGCGATCGCCGATCTGGCAACCGTTCAGCTCGTCGTGCGCCTTGTACTTCACGTGACGGGTGACGTACTTCCCGTAACGAGGGTGCATCACCCGGTGATCGACCCGGACCACCACCGTCTTCTGCATCTTGTTCGAGGTCACGACCCCGATGCGGGACTTCGGACGACCGCGCTCCATTGCAACTACCTTCCCTCTCGACGACGCGACCGCGCCTCGAGTCAGTGGCTACGAAACAGCCGCGCCCCGGGGCGAATGCCGCGGGGACGGGCTCGGGGACTACTTACCTGCGGCGGGCTCGCGGCGGATCCCCAGCTCCTGCTCGCGCAGGATGGTGAGAACACGCGCCAGCTCGCGCTTGGCTTCCTGGAGGCTCGCCGTCGAATCGAGTCGACCGGTCTTGAGCCTCATCTTCAAATCGAAGAGGGAAGCCCGAAGCTCGACCGACTTCGCCTTCAGGTCGGCGGCGGCGAGGGCCCTCAGCTCGCTGATGTTCATGGCTTAGAGCTCCATCATCTCGCGCCGAACGACCTTGGTCTTGATCGGCAGCTTGAAGGCCGCGAGCTTGAGTGCCTCGAGGGCAACCGTCTCGGCGACACCCTGCATTTCGTAGAGGATCCGGCCGGGCTTCACCACGGCGACGTAACCCTCGACGTTGCCCTTACCGGTGCCCATTCGGGTCTCGGCGGGCTTCTTCGTGACCGGCTTGTCCGGGAAGACCCGGATCCAGACCTTGCCGCCACGCTTGATCTCACGGGTCAGGGCGATACGCGCGGCCTCGATCTGCCGCGACGTGATCCACCCCCGCTCGACTGCCTGGAGACCGATCTCACCGAAGTTGAGATCGGAGCCCCGGTGCGCCGTGCCCCGGTTGCGGCCCTTCATCTGCTTGCGCCATTTGGTGCGCGCTGGCTGAAGCATGGTTTTATCCTTCGCTCGAATTGCGAGCGGCGCGCGTACTTGTCACGAACGCGACGCCGCGTCAAGAGCCTATAGCTGCGAAAAGCCCCGGATCTACTTGCGGGTCGAGGTCGGGAGGACCTCGCCGCGCATGATCCAGACCTTGCAGCCGATCTTGCCGTACGTGGTCTTCGCCTCGGCGAACCCGTAGTCGATGTCGGCACGCAGGGTGTGGAGGGGAACGCGGCCCTCGCGGTACCACTCGTAGCGCGACATCTCTGCCCCGCCGAGCCGGCCCGAGCAGGCGATCCGGATTCCCTTCGCCCCGAACTTCTGCGCCGTCGAGACCGCCTTCTTCATCGCCCGCCGGAACGCGATGCGGCGCTCGAGCTGGGTGCAGACGTTCTCGGCGACGAGCTGCGCGTCGGTCTCGGCCTTCCGGACCTCGACGATGTTCAGGTAGACCTCGTTCGGCGTGAACTTCTCGAGGTCCTTCTTGAACGTCTCGATCCCGGCGCCGCGCTTACCGATGACGATGCCCGGACGCGCGGTGTGGACGTTGACCTTCACCTTGTTCGCCGCACGCTCGATCTCGATCTTCGAGATGCCAGCGTGGCCCAGCTTCTCCTTGATGAACTCGCGGATGCGAATGTCCTCGTGGAGCCACTTGGCGTAGTTCTTCTGCTCGAACCACTTCGAGTCCCAGCTCTTGATCACGCCGAGACGGAAGCCGATCGGATGTACTTTCTGACCCACTAGCGCATCTCCCCGAGCTCGACGGTCACGTGGCTCGTCTTCTTGTTGATCCGGGCCGCCCGGCCCTGGGCGCGCGGCCGATGCCGCTTGAGCGTGGGGCCCTCGTCGACCATGATCGTCTTAACGAAAAGGCGATCGATGTCGAGGTTGCCGCTGGCCTTCTGCTCAGCGTTGGCGATCGCGGAGCGGATGAGCTTCGCGACGGGGGCCGCAGCCGCCTTCGGCGTGAACCGGAGGGTCGCGAGGGCCTGCTCGACCTGCTTGCCACGGACGACGTCGCAGATCGCCCGGACCTTGCGGGGAGCGATCCGCAGGTGGCGGAGCCGTGCCTCGGAGGCGGACGGTGCGTTGGAGGTAGTGTTCTTAGCCATGATCTTGGTTCCCTACCCTTACCGGCCCGCGACCTTGGCCTTCTTGTCGGCAGCGTGGCCGTGGAAGGTTCGGGTCGGCGAAAACTCGCCGAGCTTGTGACCGACCATGTTCTCGGTCACGAAGACCGGAACGAACTTCTTCCCGTTATGCACCGCGAAGGTGTGGCCGACGAACTCCGGATAGATCGTCGAGCGACGGGACCAGGTCTTGATGACCTTCTTCTGTGCGGTCCTGTTCGCTTCCTCGACCTTCTTGAGGACGTGCTGATCGGCGAACGGGCCTTTCTTGATTGAACGAGCCATCGTCTTGTTCCTTTGGGCCTTGCGGGCAAAATCGCCCGCAAGGCTTCGAACCGATCTGTGCAGACGCCTACTTGCGGCGCTTCACAATCATCTTCTGGGTGCGCTTGTTCTTCCGGGTCTTGTGTCCCTTGGTCGGAATGCCCCAAGGAGTGACCGGATGCGGATTACCCTGGGCAGCCTTGCCCTCGCCACCGCCGTGCGGGTGGTCGACCGGGTTCATGACCACGCCTCGGACCGTCGGACGCTTGCCGAGCCAACGGTTGCGACCGGCCTTGCCGATGCGGACGATCTCGTGCTCGAGGTTGCCGAGCTGGCCGATCGTCGCGCGGCACTCGACGAGGACCATGCGGACCTCGCCGGAAGGCATGCGGATCTGCGCGTACTTGCCTTCCTTGGCCATGAGCTGGCCCCAGCTGCCGGCGGTGCGGATCATCTGCGCGCCGCGGCCGGGCTTGAGCTCGACGTTGTGGATCACCGTGCCCATCGGGATGGCCATGAGCGGGAGCGTGTTGCCCGGCTTCACGTCCACCTCGGGGCCGCTGAGGATGAGGTCGCCCACCGCGAGGCCCTGGGGCCACAGGATGTAGCGCTTCTCACCGTCCGCGTAGTGGATCAGGGCGAGACGAGCCGAGCGGTTCGGATCGTACTCGATCGCCGCCACCTTACCGGGAACGCCGTCCTTCTCGCGCTTCCAGTCGATCATTCGGTAGCGGCGCTTGTGGCCGCCGCCGATGTGGCGGGTGGTGATATGGCCGGCGACGTTGCGCCCGCCGCTCTTCGACATCGGAGCGGTGAGCTTCTTCTCCGGGCGCTTGCCCTTGGTGAGCTCGGCGTTGTCCGTGGTGGACGTGTGGCGCCGCGCGGGCGAAGTCGGCTTGTAGATCTTGAGAGGCATGACTGGTCAGCTCCCTTATGCGCCGAGGTCGAAGAGGTCGATCTTCTGGCCCTCTTTGAGGACCACGATCGCCTTCTTCCAGTTGGGGCGCTGGCCGATGCTCCGGCCAACCCGCTTGGTCTTGCCGCGGACGATGGACGTCCGGACGTCGACGGCGTCGACGTCGAAGAACTTCTTCACGGCGGCCTTGATCTCGTCCTTCGACGCGCGCCGATCCACCTCGAAGGTGAACGCGTTGTGCGCGTCGCGATCCTGGTCGGACTTCTCGGTCACGATCGGAGCGCGGATGACTTCGTGAATGTTCACGAGAGGGCTCCCTCGAGCTGCTTGGCAGCGGCGCTGGTGAGGACGAGATCCGAGTGGCGGAGCGCATCCTCGAGGTTGAAGCCCTCGGCCGGCAGGGCGTCGAAGGCGGCCAGGTTCCGGATCGACTTGATCGCGAACTCGCGGGCCTTGTCGCCGGGGGCGCCGGCGACCACCACGAGGGCGGAGCCGAGGCCGAGCTTGCCGGTCAGGGTCTGGAGGGCCTTCTGCGTCTTGAGCTCGCCGAGGTCGAAGTTGTCGACCACGAGGATCTTCCCTTCCTGCGCGCGGAGCGACAGGACGGAGCGGAGGGCGCCCTTCCGGACCTTGGCGGGCGGACGGTAGGTGT
The Vulgatibacter incomptus DNA segment above includes these coding regions:
- the secY gene encoding preprotein translocase subunit SecY, with the protein product MFRIPDLRKRLIFTLGLLAVYRLGIFITTPGIEREAMQSFMHSQGGLLSLFNLFSGGAIEQASIFALGIMPYISSSIIIQLLAVVVPTLGQLQKEGELGRRKITQYTRYGTIALAVVQGMGIAFWLESLGRGGAGAGGAMIEVVSNPGWGFRLMTVMTLASGTAFIMWLGEQITERGVGNGISMIIFAGIVARIPDAGFQTIKWYQTGQLDELAIVVLAVVIVLAIGAVVFVERGQRQIPVQYAKRVVGRKVVGGQTTHLPLKVNTAGVIPAIFASSILLFPATLAGWIPVLKPVSDALQKGGWEYNTLYVLLIVFFAFFYTAVTFNPVDVADNMKKNGGYIPGIRPGKKTADYIDKVLSRLTAGGSLYLALVCVLPTILISAFQTPFMFGGTALLIVVGVALDTVQQIEGHLITRHYEGFTGARGPRIRGRRMAGGVR
- the rplO gene encoding 50S ribosomal protein L15 encodes the protein MGTNLHNLKAPERSRHRKKRVGRGQGSGLGKTAGRGGKGQKARTGNMNFEGFEGGQMPLQRRLPKFGFKNPFRVEYAPVNLDRLDSIFENGATVSLDALLEKGVLSKKGVLVKILGQGTLGKKLTVHAHGFSASAKEAIENAGGSVVVIERHPAQGTAEA
- the rpmD gene encoding 50S ribosomal protein L30 produces the protein MALKVKLVRSVSGRPHDQKETITGLGLKKLNDEKLLKDTAPIRGMIAKVAHLVAFEEVPGDAPVRTRRKGKAGAKAKEA
- the rpsE gene encoding 30S ribosomal protein S5, whose amino-acid sequence is MALPINANELDLTDRVVNINRVAKVVKGGRRFSFSALVVVGDGNGHVGVGLGKANEVPEAIRKGGEQAKKNLIRVPMAGSTLPHEALGHFGAGWVLLKPASEGTGVIAGGAVRAVLESAGIRNVLTKIQGTRNPHNVLKAVIDALMQMRSPEEIARVRGKAVAEILPTA
- the rplR gene encoding 50S ribosomal protein L18; this translates as MANVHKRKLSPRERRAERIRKKISGTSERPRLSIYKSNQHIYAQVIDDTQGKTLAFASTLSKEIRGEIAELDKSGASKLVGKLVAEKAKAASVTTVVFDRNGFPYHGRLAAVADGAREAGLEF
- the rplF gene encoding 50S ribosomal protein L6, whose amino-acid sequence is MSRIGKRPVAIPEKVKVQLIGNQMSAEGPKGKGNLTIGKNINVRIEGNQVIVERPDESAEARAMHGLTRTIVNNLITGVSAGFSKILDINGVGFRAEVKGQELHLTLGFSHPVVFPLPQGVSASVEKQTRLTITGSDKQVIGETASKIRSLRLPEPYKGKGIKYAEETIRRKQGKTGAA
- the rpsH gene encoding 30S ribosomal protein S8 encodes the protein MAHVTDPIGDMLTRIRNASRARHEKTLVPASKLKGAIIKVLKDEGFIADFVFHEDDKQGMYTVFLKYDGGQSVIREIKRVSKPGIRRYVPKDAIPRVLGGLGISILSTSKGVLVDREARKANVGGELLCTVY
- a CDS encoding type Z 30S ribosomal protein S14, whose protein sequence is MAKTSKMVQAARKAKFSARQYNRCPLCGRPRAFLRKFKMCRICFRNRALRGEVTGVTKASW
- the rplE gene encoding 50S ribosomal protein L5: MISMRERYEKEALPALMKDFGYKSRMQAPRILKVVVNMGMGEALANSKILDAAATELGQITGQKPVLTRARKSIANFKLREGQAIGVMVTLRQQRMYEFLERLIGVALPRVRDFKGVSSKAFDGAGNYTLGIREQIIFPEINYDQVEKIKGMNVTVVTSATTDEEGRALLKYMGMPFRS
- the rplX gene encoding 50S ribosomal protein L24 translates to MHIKKGDLVKVISGKEKGKSGKILELNREKMRARVEGLMVVKRHVKRGRLPTAPEGGIIEKEGTIHVSNLMVMDPKTNEPTRIGRKKLENGKNVRFAKRSGELID
- the rplN gene encoding 50S ribosomal protein L14, with amino-acid sequence MIQTTTVLDVADNSGAKKVQCIKVLGGSRRRYASIGDIIVVSVKEAIPNSKVKKGDVQKAVVVRTAREVARPDGSYIKFDTNSAVLITKDQEPIGTRIFGPVARELRAKKFMKIISLAPEVL
- the rpsQ gene encoding 30S ribosomal protein S17: MERGRPKSRIGVVTSNKMQKTVVVRVDHRVMHPRYGKYVTRHVKYKAHDELNGCQIGDRVRIVETRPMSKDKRWRVAETLVKAPNV
- the rpmC gene encoding 50S ribosomal protein L29, with amino-acid sequence MNISELRALAAADLKAKSVELRASLFDLKMRLKTGRLDSTASLQEAKRELARVLTILREQELGIRREPAAGK
- the rplP gene encoding 50S ribosomal protein L16, whose product is MLQPARTKWRKQMKGRNRGTAHRGSDLNFGEIGLQAVERGWITSRQIEAARIALTREIKRGGKVWIRVFPDKPVTKKPAETRMGTGKGNVEGYVAVVKPGRILYEMQGVAETVALEALKLAAFKLPIKTKVVRREMMEL
- the rpsC gene encoding 30S ribosomal protein S3, with product MGQKVHPIGFRLGVIKSWDSKWFEQKNYAKWLHEDIRIREFIKEKLGHAGISKIEIERAANKVKVNVHTARPGIVIGKRGAGIETFKKDLEKFTPNEVYLNIVEVRKAETDAQLVAENVCTQLERRIAFRRAMKKAVSTAQKFGAKGIRIACSGRLGGAEMSRYEWYREGRVPLHTLRADIDYGFAEAKTTYGKIGCKVWIMRGEVLPTSTRK
- the rplV gene encoding 50S ribosomal protein L22, yielding MAKNTTSNAPSASEARLRHLRIAPRKVRAICDVVRGKQVEQALATLRFTPKAAAAPVAKLIRSAIANAEQKASGNLDIDRLFVKTIMVDEGPTLKRHRPRAQGRAARINKKTSHVTVELGEMR
- the rpsS gene encoding 30S ribosomal protein S19, which gives rise to MARSIKKGPFADQHVLKKVEEANRTAQKKVIKTWSRRSTIYPEFVGHTFAVHNGKKFVPVFVTENMVGHKLGEFSPTRTFHGHAADKKAKVAGR
- the rplB gene encoding 50S ribosomal protein L2, with translation MPLKIYKPTSPARRHTSTTDNAELTKGKRPEKKLTAPMSKSGGRNVAGHITTRHIGGGHKRRYRMIDWKREKDGVPGKVAAIEYDPNRSARLALIHYADGEKRYILWPQGLAVGDLILSGPEVDVKPGNTLPLMAIPMGTVIHNVELKPGRGAQMIRTAGSWGQLMAKEGKYAQIRMPSGEVRMVLVECRATIGQLGNLEHEIVRIGKAGRNRWLGKRPTVRGVVMNPVDHPHGGGEGKAAQGNPHPVTPWGIPTKGHKTRKNKRTQKMIVKRRK
- a CDS encoding 50S ribosomal protein L23, producing MNIHEVIRAPIVTEKSDQDRDAHNAFTFEVDRRASKDEIKAAVKKFFDVDAVDVRTSIVRGKTKRVGRSIGQRPNWKKAIVVLKEGQKIDLFDLGA
- the rplD gene encoding 50S ribosomal protein L4, with product MATFDVYNLEKQKVGTIDLADSVFASEVNQNLIYEVAKMQQINRRRGTVGVKNRSLVSGGGKKPWKQKGTGRARQGSIRASQWVGGGKAMAPKSRDYTYRPPAKVRKGALRSVLSLRAQEGKILVVDNFDLGELKTQKALQTLTGKLGLGSALVVVAGAPGDKAREFAIKSIRNLAAFDALPAEGFNLEDALRHSDLVLTSAAAKQLEGALS